Proteins encoded by one window of Nicotiana tabacum cultivar K326 chromosome 10, ASM71507v2, whole genome shotgun sequence:
- the LOC107797445 gene encoding uncharacterized protein LOC107797445 isoform X2 — translation MYLAELGRRGWLHRTRWKYAGAKAQKRGADRRSSLTGACFGLQVQLVRFLSEFHRCGDCSADAVPQKRIFGLQIRVIRNSIRKAKARWSRDLYGLRAEDSRTSGHSGC, via the exons ATGT ATCTCGCGGAGTTAGGTAGACGTGGCTGGCTTCACAGAACCAGATGGAAATACGCAGGCGCAAAAGCGCAGAAGCGAGGAGCGGACCGTAGAAGCAGCCTCACAGGTGCGTGTTTTGGGCTGCAGGTGCAGCTAGTCAGGTTCCTAAGTGAGTTCCACAGGTGCGGAGATtgctccgcagatgcggttccacAGAAGAGGATTTTTGGcttgcag attcgagtcattcggaATTCGATTCGCAAGGCAAAGGCtcgttggagtagagatttgtaTGGTTTGAGGGCTGAAG attcacGTACTTCTGGGCACAGTGGTTGCTAG
- the LOC107797445 gene encoding uncharacterized protein LOC107797445 isoform X1, with translation MSDLAELGRRGWLHRTRWKYAGAKAQKRGADRRSSLTGACFGLQVQLVRFLSEFHRCGDCSADAVPQKRIFGLQIRVIRNSIRKAKARWSRDLYGLRAEDSRTSGHSGC, from the exons ATGT CAGATCTCGCGGAGTTAGGTAGACGTGGCTGGCTTCACAGAACCAGATGGAAATACGCAGGCGCAAAAGCGCAGAAGCGAGGAGCGGACCGTAGAAGCAGCCTCACAGGTGCGTGTTTTGGGCTGCAGGTGCAGCTAGTCAGGTTCCTAAGTGAGTTCCACAGGTGCGGAGATtgctccgcagatgcggttccacAGAAGAGGATTTTTGGcttgcag attcgagtcattcggaATTCGATTCGCAAGGCAAAGGCtcgttggagtagagatttgtaTGGTTTGAGGGCTGAAG attcacGTACTTCTGGGCACAGTGGTTGCTAG